One Mycolicibacterium crocinum DNA window includes the following coding sequences:
- a CDS encoding MCE family protein: MKTFGERNFIVMGAIGVVATAALVLGALNYHKLPFVSSGKTYSAYFDEAGGLTTGAPVRVSGAPAGQVQSITLDGQWVLVTFTVAEGIRLGDRSEAAIRTTSVLGNKVLDLTTRGAGTLSGTIPVERTTSPYQLPDAIGDLTTTISGLDTDQLSTSLTVLSQTLQDTPDDLRLAVAGVARFAETLNQRDARLRELLANAAKATTVLGERTNDIVRLISDTNALLAQLRTQSAALDEISTNISLLSRQIAGFIAENKTTLKPALDKLNGVLTILDNRKVEIQESIKGLAAYAMQFGETIASGPFFNAYLANLVPGQFIQPFVDAAFSDLGLDPNVLLPSQRTDPQVGQPGTPALPIPYPRTGQGGEPKLTLPDAITGNPGDPRYPYREPAPAPPPGGPPPGPPAPPAPDQQAPQPPTPSPFFVPAPDEVAPGPADSSIPQGRR, encoded by the coding sequence ATGAAGACCTTCGGCGAGCGCAACTTCATCGTCATGGGGGCCATCGGGGTTGTGGCCACCGCCGCCCTGGTTCTCGGCGCGCTCAACTACCACAAGCTGCCGTTCGTCTCCTCCGGGAAGACCTATTCGGCGTATTTCGACGAGGCTGGCGGACTGACCACCGGCGCCCCGGTGCGGGTATCGGGGGCTCCCGCCGGCCAAGTGCAGAGCATCACCCTCGACGGGCAGTGGGTACTGGTCACGTTCACGGTGGCCGAAGGCATCCGGTTGGGCGACCGTAGCGAGGCTGCGATCAGGACGACCAGTGTTCTCGGCAACAAGGTCCTCGACCTCACCACCCGCGGCGCCGGGACGCTCTCCGGCACCATCCCCGTCGAGCGGACCACCTCGCCGTATCAATTGCCGGACGCCATCGGGGACCTCACGACCACCATCAGCGGTCTCGACACCGACCAGCTGTCCACATCGTTGACGGTGCTGTCCCAGACCCTCCAAGACACCCCCGATGACCTGCGGCTCGCCGTCGCGGGTGTCGCCCGATTCGCGGAAACGCTCAACCAGCGCGATGCCCGGTTGCGCGAACTCCTCGCGAACGCCGCCAAGGCGACCACCGTCCTGGGCGAACGCACCAATGACATCGTGCGCCTGATCTCCGACACCAACGCGTTGTTGGCGCAGCTGCGCACCCAAAGCGCGGCGCTGGACGAGATCTCGACGAACATCTCGCTGCTCAGTCGGCAGATCGCCGGGTTCATCGCGGAAAACAAGACGACGCTCAAACCCGCACTCGACAAACTCAACGGGGTTCTCACGATCCTCGACAACCGGAAAGTGGAGATCCAAGAGTCCATCAAAGGACTGGCGGCGTACGCGATGCAGTTCGGCGAGACCATCGCATCCGGCCCCTTCTTCAACGCCTACCTGGCCAACCTGGTCCCCGGACAGTTCATTCAACCGTTCGTCGATGCCGCGTTCTCGGATCTCGGTCTGGATCCCAACGTGCTCTTACCTTCCCAGCGCACCGACCCCCAGGTGGGCCAGCCCGGCACCCCGGCACTGCCGATTCCCTATCCGCGGACCGGCCAGGGTGGCGAACCGAAATTGACTCTGCCCGATGCGATCACCGGAAACCCGGGCGATCCCCGGTACCCCTACCGCGAGCCGGCACCGGCCCCTCCGCCAGGTGGGCCCCCACCGGGTCCGCCGGCACCGCCAGCACCCGATCAGCAGGCCCCACAGCCGCCGACGCCAAGCCCCTTCTTCGTGCCGGCGCCCGATGAAGTCGCGCCCGGACCGGCTGATTCCTCGATCCCCCAAGGCAGACGATGA
- a CDS encoding MCE family protein yields the protein MTNSRTKLGLAIVLVSLIVGGSIAAVRVAREVDRVHVVAYFENSNGVFVGDDVRIKGVRVGGIDSIEPQPTRVKIAFWFDAKYKVPADAKAVILSPTLVTSRAIQLTPRYTGGPALQDNAVIPRDRTAVPVEFDEFRQQLERLTTLLQPTEPGGVSTLGALVNTAADNLRGQGPAIREAIIRLSQSVSALADHSPDIFSSVKNLATLVSALQDSTVLIRQLNQNLASVTGLLTNNPTEVGDAVKDLNGVIGDLTAFVSANRDALGTTSDKLTSVSQALTGSIDDIKQVLHIAPTTLSNAANLYKPAQGTLTGALNVANFADPITFLCSAVQAASRLNNEQSAKLCVQYLAPIIKNRQYNFPPIGVNPFVQASARPNEVTYSEDWMRPDYVPPQTSPAPDTSPGHSTPPPLDEPAQPAEGTLPVPGPSAQQTDPAAGLPGMLIPPGAGS from the coding sequence ATGACGAACTCTCGGACCAAGCTCGGACTGGCGATCGTTTTGGTGAGCCTCATCGTGGGCGGGTCGATTGCGGCGGTGCGTGTGGCACGCGAGGTCGATCGTGTTCACGTCGTCGCCTACTTCGAAAACAGCAACGGGGTGTTCGTCGGCGACGATGTCCGCATCAAGGGCGTTCGGGTAGGCGGGATCGACTCCATCGAACCGCAGCCCACACGAGTCAAGATCGCCTTCTGGTTCGACGCCAAGTACAAGGTGCCCGCCGATGCCAAAGCGGTCATCCTGTCGCCGACGCTGGTGACCTCCCGCGCCATTCAATTGACTCCCCGCTACACCGGTGGCCCGGCGCTGCAGGACAACGCCGTCATCCCCCGGGACCGCACCGCGGTTCCAGTGGAGTTCGACGAATTCCGCCAACAGCTCGAACGGCTGACGACATTGCTGCAGCCCACCGAGCCCGGCGGGGTCAGCACGCTGGGCGCCCTGGTCAACACCGCGGCCGACAACTTGCGCGGCCAAGGCCCAGCAATCCGCGAGGCGATCATCAGGTTGTCCCAGTCGGTGTCTGCGCTCGCCGATCACAGCCCGGACATCTTCAGCAGCGTCAAGAATCTTGCGACACTCGTCTCAGCACTTCAGGACAGCACCGTACTGATACGCCAGCTGAATCAGAACCTCGCCTCGGTCACCGGGCTGCTGACCAACAACCCCACCGAAGTCGGTGACGCCGTCAAGGACCTCAATGGCGTAATCGGTGACCTGACGGCCTTCGTCTCCGCAAACCGCGACGCGCTCGGTACCACATCGGACAAATTGACGTCAGTCTCACAGGCACTGACGGGCAGCATCGACGACATCAAACAGGTGCTGCACATCGCGCCGACGACGTTGTCCAACGCCGCCAACCTCTACAAGCCCGCCCAGGGCACGCTGACCGGAGCACTCAACGTCGCCAACTTCGCGGATCCGATCACCTTTCTGTGCAGCGCAGTACAGGCCGCGTCGCGACTGAACAACGAACAATCGGCGAAATTATGTGTGCAGTACTTGGCCCCGATCATCAAAAACCGCCAGTACAACTTCCCCCCGATCGGTGTCAACCCCTTCGTCCAGGCCAGCGCCCGGCCGAATGAAGTCACCTACAGTGAGGACTGGATGCGCCCGGACTACGTTCCGCCGCAGACTTCACCGGCGCCGGACACATCGCCGGGCCACAGCACGCCGCCACCCCTCGACGAGCCGGCGCAACCAGCCGAAGGAACGCTGCCGGTTCCCGGCCCGTCGGCTCAGCAGACCGATCCCGCCGCCGGGCTGCCCGGCATGCTCATTCCACCCGGGGCCGGCTCGTGA
- a CDS encoding MCE family protein, with protein MTRTRCARGVAVMVIALTIAALSGCGFRGLNSFRLPGTQGHGQGSYTIQAEMPDVENLQPNSRVRVGDVNVGTVTKIERRGWHALLTLALNGDVELPANSTVSLGQTSLLGSLHVELAPPTDVRPAGKLRAGSLIPLTSAGAYPSTEQTLASVSLLLNGGGVGQVQDITTALTSALGGREQDFRSLLSQLDIFTANINGQIGDIIAATESLNHLVAQFAAQKPVIDKALETIPDALAVINAERDKLVEAVDQLGKFSALAADSVNQSKESLIQILNDLGPVLESLANAGPALTRSLNLFTTVPFVKDNLTNWWRGDYANITTIVDLTLSRIDAALFTGTRFEGNLTELELQWGRTIGQLPSPYTARNPLIAPYRLDQGP; from the coding sequence GTGACGAGGACGCGCTGCGCCCGCGGCGTCGCGGTGATGGTGATCGCGCTGACGATCGCCGCGCTGTCGGGATGCGGTTTTCGCGGCCTGAACTCCTTTCGGCTGCCGGGAACGCAGGGCCACGGGCAGGGCTCCTACACGATCCAGGCCGAAATGCCCGATGTCGAAAACCTTCAACCGAACTCGCGTGTCCGCGTGGGCGACGTCAACGTGGGCACGGTCACGAAGATCGAGCGTCGAGGATGGCATGCGCTGCTCACGCTCGCACTCAACGGCGACGTCGAGCTTCCCGCCAACTCGACCGTGTCGTTGGGTCAAACCAGCCTGCTGGGCTCACTGCACGTCGAGTTGGCACCCCCCACCGATGTTCGCCCGGCGGGAAAGCTTCGGGCCGGTTCGCTGATTCCGCTGACATCTGCTGGGGCCTACCCGTCCACCGAACAGACCCTGGCGTCGGTATCACTTCTGCTCAACGGCGGCGGAGTGGGGCAGGTACAGGACATCACCACAGCACTCACCTCCGCGTTGGGAGGCCGCGAGCAGGACTTCCGCAGCCTGCTCTCACAGCTGGACATCTTCACCGCCAACATCAACGGCCAAATCGGGGACATCATCGCGGCCACCGAAAGCCTCAACCATCTGGTCGCGCAGTTCGCGGCACAAAAACCAGTCATCGACAAGGCCCTGGAAACGATTCCCGACGCGCTGGCGGTAATCAACGCCGAACGCGACAAGCTCGTTGAGGCGGTTGACCAACTCGGCAAATTCAGCGCGCTGGCCGCCGACTCGGTTAACCAGTCCAAAGAGTCGTTGATCCAGATCCTTAACGACCTGGGACCGGTATTGGAATCACTCGCGAACGCCGGTCCTGCGCTGACCCGTTCACTGAACCTGTTCACCACGGTTCCCTTCGTGAAGGACAACCTGACCAATTGGTGGCGCGGTGACTACGCCAACATCACCACCATCGTGGACTTGACATTGAGTCGTATCGACGCGGCGCTGTTCACCGGCACCCGGTTCGAGGGCAACCTCACCGAACTGGAACTGCAATGGGGCCGCACGATCGGGCAACTGCCTAGCCCCTACACCGCGCGAAATCCGCTGATCGCCCCCTACCGGTTGGACCAAGGACCGTAA
- a CDS encoding MCE family protein, whose product MYLSKRVRLQLAAFGVVTLLAGGTMAFYYLRLPSLLFGIGRYQVTMKLPDAASLYDNANVTYRGTTVGRVTDVRLTDTGVDAVLSLQSDIKIPADLDAQVHSQTAVGELFVELLPRSGDGAPLKNGDVIPAGRTSVPPDINALLRAVNTGIEAIPRDNLKTVIDESYTAFGGLGPELSRLTRGATTLAIDARNNLPALTTLIDQSKPVLDTQTETSDSIHTWAANLAQITNQLQLQDDSVKGLLVNGPPAADQVRQLVDRVQPTLPILLTNLVSLGQVALTYQPNLEQILALYPIEIAGLQGAALANRNTKQDYKGVFLSFNLNLNVPPPCRTGYLPAQQQRAMSEVDYPPKPAGDLYCRIPQDSGLTNVRGARNLPCETRPGKRAPTVKMCESDENYVPLNDGANWKGDPNATLSGQPVPQPPPGTPPPTSVPVTAPIAVAEYDPSTGIYIGPDGKQYRQADLARNAAGQHTWQDMLLPPKDGEP is encoded by the coding sequence ATGTATCTGAGTAAACGAGTCCGGTTGCAGCTGGCCGCCTTTGGGGTGGTGACACTGTTGGCCGGTGGAACCATGGCCTTCTATTACCTCCGGCTGCCGAGCCTGCTCTTCGGTATCGGCCGCTACCAAGTCACAATGAAGCTGCCGGACGCAGCGAGTCTGTACGACAACGCCAACGTCACGTATCGGGGCACTACGGTGGGTCGGGTCACCGACGTCCGCCTGACTGACACCGGAGTCGACGCGGTGCTGTCGCTGCAGTCGGACATCAAGATCCCGGCGGACCTCGACGCCCAGGTGCACAGCCAGACTGCGGTCGGCGAGTTGTTCGTCGAACTCCTACCGCGAAGCGGCGACGGCGCACCGCTGAAGAACGGCGACGTGATACCAGCCGGCCGCACCTCGGTCCCCCCCGACATCAACGCACTGCTGCGGGCTGTCAACACCGGTATCGAGGCGATCCCGCGCGACAACCTCAAAACGGTGATCGACGAGTCCTATACGGCGTTCGGTGGCTTGGGCCCCGAGCTCTCACGGCTGACGCGGGGGGCCACAACGCTGGCCATCGATGCGCGCAACAACCTGCCTGCGCTGACCACCCTCATCGATCAGTCCAAACCGGTCTTGGACACCCAGACCGAAACCTCCGACTCCATCCACACCTGGGCGGCCAACCTCGCTCAAATCACCAATCAACTACAGCTCCAGGATGATTCGGTAAAGGGCTTACTGGTCAACGGGCCCCCCGCCGCAGACCAGGTACGTCAGCTGGTCGACCGCGTACAGCCCACCCTGCCCATCCTGCTGACCAATCTGGTCAGCCTCGGCCAAGTGGCGCTCACCTATCAACCCAACCTCGAGCAGATCCTGGCCCTGTATCCGATCGAGATCGCCGGCCTCCAGGGTGCCGCGCTGGCCAACCGAAACACCAAACAGGACTACAAGGGCGTGTTCCTGTCCTTCAACCTGAACCTCAATGTGCCCCCGCCATGCAGAACGGGATACCTCCCCGCCCAACAGCAACGCGCAATGTCTGAGGTCGATTACCCACCGAAACCGGCCGGTGACTTGTACTGCCGGATACCACAGGATTCCGGCCTCACGAACGTTCGCGGCGCCCGCAACCTGCCCTGTGAAACACGACCGGGAAAGCGGGCGCCGACGGTGAAGATGTGCGAAAGCGACGAAAACTACGTACCTCTCAACGACGGCGCCAACTGGAAAGGCGACCCGAACGCGACGCTGTCCGGTCAGCCAGTTCCGCAGCCGCCGCCAGGAACGCCGCCGCCCACCTCGGTACCGGTGACCGCCCCGATTGCGGTCGCCGAGTACGACCCGAGCACCGGCATTTACATCGGACCGGATGGCAAACAGTACCGGCAAGCGGATCTGGCTCGGAACGCTGCCGGGCAGCACACCTGGCAGGACATGCTGCTTCCGCCAAAGGACGGTGAACCGTGA
- a CDS encoding Mce protein — protein MTTQTTGDTDEPVRDDHTPPSPAPDDTVDVAPEKGADRTDASGGDPPEGVNDELSRVATRAWRSPMPPQRLGLVMGLVAVVTLAALTSWLGYRAYQAHQAFEQRQLFVQVGRQGALNLTTIDWQHADADVKRILDSATGKFYDEFAQRSQPFIDVVNKVKSKSEGTITEAGLESQSRDTAQVLVAVNVKTTVGEGPEREPRTWRMRVTVQKVGNDAKVSDVEFVA, from the coding sequence GTGACAACGCAAACCACCGGAGATACCGACGAACCCGTCCGCGACGACCACACACCGCCCTCGCCTGCCCCTGATGACACCGTCGATGTCGCCCCCGAAAAGGGCGCTGACAGGACGGATGCCAGCGGCGGCGACCCGCCCGAAGGTGTCAACGACGAACTGTCGCGGGTCGCCACGCGCGCCTGGCGAAGCCCAATGCCGCCGCAGCGACTGGGGCTCGTGATGGGGTTGGTAGCGGTCGTGACGTTGGCCGCACTGACCAGTTGGCTGGGCTACCGGGCCTACCAAGCGCATCAGGCCTTCGAACAGCGCCAGCTGTTCGTGCAGGTCGGACGTCAAGGCGCACTGAATCTGACCACGATCGACTGGCAGCACGCAGACGCCGATGTGAAGCGCATTCTCGACTCAGCCACAGGCAAGTTCTACGACGAGTTCGCCCAGCGGTCACAACCATTCATCGATGTGGTCAACAAGGTGAAGTCGAAATCGGAGGGCACCATCACCGAGGCCGGCTTGGAGTCGCAGTCCCGTGACACGGCCCAGGTGCTGGTCGCTGTCAACGTGAAGACCACTGTCGGCGAGGGGCCAGAGCGCGAACCCCGAACATGGCGAATGCGCGTCACGGTGCAGAAAGTCGGCAACGACGCGAAGGTCTCTGACGTGGAGTTCGTGGCATGA
- a CDS encoding epoxide hydrolase family protein, with protein sequence MRPFRIDVADEVLDDLRTRLSQTRWPEAECVADWSQGIPLGYTRELAEYWASGYDWRSREAALNRFAQFITEIDGLDIHFIHQRSPHQDAFPLLITHGWPGSIVEFHKVIEPLTNPTAHGGQVEDAFHVVCPSLPGYGFSGRPIRHGWGVDKIAQAWETLMLRLGYARYGAQGGDWGAAVTTQMGRHRGHCAAIHLNMPIAYPPAGDIADSSEEEREALAALTHHQRWGTGYSEQQSTRPQTVGYGLADSPVGQMAWIVEKFAAWMDCDGHPENVLSRDELLDNVMMYWATNSGSSSARLYWESFKTLDATTRVELPTGIAAFPKEVLRAPRSWCEPIYNITHWTTMPRGGHFAALEQPRLFVDDIRAFFESVR encoded by the coding sequence GTGAGACCGTTTCGCATCGACGTTGCCGATGAAGTTCTCGATGATCTGCGAACGCGTTTGTCACAGACCCGTTGGCCGGAAGCTGAATGCGTAGCGGACTGGAGCCAGGGCATCCCGTTGGGTTACACCCGGGAACTGGCCGAATACTGGGCGAGCGGATACGACTGGCGGTCGCGTGAAGCCGCGCTCAACCGATTCGCTCAGTTCATCACCGAAATCGATGGCTTGGACATCCATTTCATCCACCAGCGATCCCCGCACCAAGACGCTTTCCCGCTGCTCATCACCCACGGCTGGCCCGGCTCAATCGTCGAGTTTCACAAAGTGATTGAGCCGCTGACCAATCCGACTGCCCACGGGGGACAGGTGGAGGACGCCTTCCACGTCGTCTGTCCGTCGCTTCCCGGATACGGCTTCTCCGGCAGGCCCATCCGCCACGGGTGGGGTGTGGACAAGATCGCGCAGGCATGGGAGACGCTCATGCTGCGCCTCGGCTACGCGCGCTACGGCGCCCAAGGCGGCGATTGGGGCGCAGCCGTCACCACCCAGATGGGCCGCCACCGCGGCCACTGCGCCGCCATCCATCTGAACATGCCGATCGCTTATCCTCCGGCGGGGGACATCGCCGATTCGTCGGAGGAAGAGCGGGAGGCGCTGGCCGCGTTGACGCACCACCAGCGTTGGGGCACGGGCTATTCCGAGCAGCAGTCCACCCGGCCCCAGACCGTCGGCTACGGACTGGCCGATTCGCCGGTCGGCCAGATGGCCTGGATCGTCGAGAAATTCGCAGCGTGGATGGACTGCGACGGCCATCCCGAGAACGTGCTCAGCCGCGATGAGCTCCTCGACAACGTCATGATGTACTGGGCTACCAATAGTGGCTCCTCCTCGGCCCGGTTGTACTGGGAGAGCTTCAAGACCCTGGACGCGACAACTCGTGTGGAATTGCCCACTGGTATTGCTGCCTTCCCCAAGGAGGTCCTGCGCGCACCGCGAAGTTGGTGCGAACCGATCTACAACATCACCCATTGGACGACCATGCCGCGCGGCGGGCACTTCGCCGCTCTGGAACAACCGAGGCTCTTCGTCGACGACATCCGCGCATTCTTCGAATCCGTGCGGTGA
- a CDS encoding aldehyde dehydrogenase family protein: protein MRTWTLPLGDATLQGQSVYDVEDPCTGDVLTQVPDCSSEDVDRVVATAHAAQRDWALRTPRQRGTALRALATLMRDHSEELALLDAIDGGFPLPAMRDDVTWAADVLELMADDALDLGGRTIPLSANLHYTLQQPYGVVARIVPFNHPVLFAGSKIAAPLMAGNAVVLKAPDQTPLSAIRLAELAREVLPEGLFGVVTGHGATAGAALVAHPLVRRIGFIGSPGTGRHIQRLAAEHGVKYVTLELGGKNPMIVMPDADLEAAAKSAVVGMNFTTTAGQSCGSTSRLLLHEAIADEVIDLVVDQVAAIKVGDPLVDGTDMGPVIDQAQYSKSLRAIESGRAGGASVLTGGGRAQGVGSKGWYVAPTVLAGVAPQADVARDEIFGPVLSVLTVRDEAEAVEVANSVEFGLTAAVWTNDVSQAHRMAAGLDAGYVWINGSARHYWGLPFGGWKSSGVGSEESTEELLSYTQVKAVTVTLD from the coding sequence ATGAGAACGTGGACGCTCCCGCTAGGTGACGCAACTTTGCAGGGCCAAAGCGTCTACGACGTGGAGGATCCGTGTACCGGCGACGTGCTGACCCAGGTGCCCGACTGCAGCAGTGAGGATGTCGACAGGGTGGTGGCGACTGCACATGCCGCTCAACGCGATTGGGCGCTGCGGACGCCTCGCCAGCGCGGCACCGCGCTGCGGGCTTTGGCGACACTCATGCGCGATCACTCTGAAGAGCTCGCGCTGCTCGACGCAATTGACGGCGGCTTTCCACTGCCTGCGATGCGCGACGACGTCACGTGGGCGGCCGACGTGCTCGAGCTGATGGCAGACGACGCGCTCGACCTCGGCGGACGGACTATTCCACTCTCGGCGAACCTGCACTACACGCTGCAGCAGCCCTACGGCGTAGTCGCTCGAATCGTCCCCTTCAATCATCCCGTCCTATTTGCAGGATCCAAGATCGCCGCTCCGCTGATGGCGGGGAACGCCGTGGTGCTCAAAGCTCCCGATCAAACACCGTTGTCGGCCATCCGGCTCGCCGAGCTCGCCAGGGAGGTCCTGCCCGAAGGCCTATTCGGGGTGGTAACCGGGCACGGGGCAACTGCCGGCGCCGCGTTGGTTGCCCATCCACTAGTCCGGCGAATCGGCTTCATCGGCTCCCCGGGCACGGGCCGACATATCCAGCGCTTGGCGGCCGAGCACGGCGTCAAATACGTCACGCTGGAACTCGGCGGCAAGAACCCGATGATCGTCATGCCCGACGCCGACCTCGAGGCGGCTGCCAAAAGCGCCGTGGTAGGGATGAACTTCACCACCACCGCGGGCCAATCATGCGGATCAACAAGCAGACTGCTGCTGCACGAAGCGATCGCTGACGAGGTGATTGATCTGGTCGTCGATCAGGTCGCTGCCATCAAGGTAGGCGACCCGCTCGTTGACGGCACGGACATGGGACCCGTCATCGACCAAGCGCAATACTCAAAGTCGTTGCGGGCCATCGAGTCAGGACGGGCGGGCGGCGCCAGCGTACTTACCGGTGGAGGACGCGCGCAGGGTGTTGGTAGCAAAGGCTGGTATGTCGCCCCGACCGTATTGGCTGGAGTGGCACCACAAGCCGATGTCGCCCGCGACGAGATCTTCGGGCCCGTTCTTTCGGTGCTGACCGTCCGTGACGAAGCCGAGGCTGTCGAAGTTGCCAACAGCGTCGAGTTCGGGTTGACCGCCGCGGTGTGGACCAACGACGTAAGCCAAGCCCACCGCATGGCTGCGGGACTTGATGCCGGCTACGTCTGGATAAACGGCAGTGCACGCCATTACTGGGGGTTGCCCTTCGGCGGTTGGAAATCGTCAGGTGTTGGATCCGAAGAGTCCACGGAGGAACTGTTGTCCTACACCCAAGTCAAGGCAGTAACCGTCACCTTGGACTGA